In one window of Candidatus Coatesbacteria bacterium DNA:
- a CDS encoding pyruvate, phosphate dikinase yields MTKYVYTFGDGKAEGSKELKNLLGGKGANLAEMNSIGIPVPPGFTISTDVCTYYYDHDETYPPELEEQVRAALAQTEKIMGKRFGSTDDPLLFSVRSGARVSMPGMMDTVLNLGLTDQTVQGLINVTSNERLGWDSYRRFIEMFSNVVKGVDRGLFEEAMEEIKREKGVELDTELDAADLRRLTERNKELYQRELGEPFPQDPEQQLWEAVGAVFGSWNNPRAISYRKINEIPHHWGTAVNVQTMVFGNMGEDSATGVAFTRDPATGAHEYFYGEFLLNAQGEDVVAGIRTPQQLTKAGSQDWAASADVDEETRRKQFPALEELMPEVFKELDTIRLKLEDHYRDMQDLEFTIQQGKLWLLQTRTGKRTAAAAVKIAVDMQTEGLIDKTTAVNRLEPDRLDDLLHPVFVTAEKAKVEPLAKGLPASPGAATGQVVFNAEDAVAAKAEGRQVILVRIETSPEDIDGMNSAVGVLTARGGMTSHAAVVARGMGKCCVAGCGELRIDYQAKRFTVDDNTVNEGDWISLDGSTGEVFPERIPTEEPQLTGDFGTFMDWADELRRLGVRTNADNPKDAAVARKFGAAGIGLCRTEHMFFGDERILAMREMILAEDEAGRQAALDKLLPFQREDFSGIFEAMDGLPVTIRTLDPPLHEFLPHELDEQRQLAEALGVPVEKITQRVAQLAESNPMLGHRGCRLGIAYPEITRMQARAIFEAACECKKKGVDAKPEVMIPLISSREELADQAAVVREVAAAVFAEQGVEVDYLVGTMIELPRAALTAGKVAEEAEFFSFGTNDLTQTTFGLSRDDAGKFLPDYVDKGILAHDPFQVLDQEGVGQLVAWAVERGRESRRGLKVGICGEHGGEPRSVGFCHRTGLDYVSCSPYRVPIARLAAAQAATADDSA; encoded by the coding sequence ATGACCAAATACGTCTACACCTTCGGCGACGGCAAGGCTGAAGGCTCCAAAGAGCTGAAGAACCTCCTCGGCGGCAAGGGCGCCAACCTGGCCGAGATGAACTCCATCGGCATCCCCGTCCCGCCGGGTTTCACCATTTCCACCGACGTCTGCACCTATTACTACGACCACGACGAAACCTACCCCCCCGAGCTCGAAGAGCAGGTTCGCGCCGCCCTGGCCCAGACCGAGAAGATCATGGGCAAGCGGTTCGGCAGCACCGATGATCCCTTGCTGTTCAGCGTCCGCTCCGGCGCCCGCGTCTCGATGCCCGGGATGATGGACACCGTCCTCAACCTCGGTCTGACCGACCAGACCGTCCAGGGACTGATCAATGTGACCAGCAACGAGCGTCTGGGCTGGGACTCCTACCGCCGCTTCATCGAGATGTTCTCCAACGTCGTCAAGGGCGTAGACCGCGGCCTGTTCGAGGAGGCCATGGAGGAGATCAAGCGGGAAAAGGGCGTCGAGCTGGACACCGAACTCGACGCCGCCGACCTGCGCCGGCTGACCGAGCGCAACAAGGAGCTCTACCAGCGTGAACTCGGCGAGCCCTTCCCCCAGGACCCCGAGCAGCAGCTCTGGGAGGCCGTCGGCGCCGTCTTCGGCTCCTGGAACAACCCCCGCGCCATCAGTTACCGCAAGATCAACGAGATCCCCCACCACTGGGGCACCGCCGTTAACGTCCAGACGATGGTCTTCGGCAACATGGGCGAGGACTCGGCCACCGGGGTGGCCTTCACCCGGGATCCGGCCACCGGCGCCCACGAATACTTCTACGGCGAATTCCTGCTCAACGCCCAGGGCGAGGACGTCGTCGCCGGCATCCGCACCCCCCAGCAGTTGACCAAGGCCGGCAGCCAGGACTGGGCCGCCTCGGCCGACGTCGACGAAGAAACCCGGCGCAAGCAGTTCCCCGCCCTCGAGGAGCTGATGCCCGAAGTCTTCAAGGAACTCGACACCATCCGCCTCAAACTCGAAGACCACTACCGCGACATGCAGGACCTCGAGTTCACCATCCAGCAGGGCAAGCTCTGGCTGCTGCAAACCCGCACCGGCAAGCGCACCGCAGCCGCCGCCGTCAAGATCGCCGTCGACATGCAGACCGAGGGCCTGATCGACAAGACCACCGCCGTCAACCGCCTGGAGCCCGACCGCCTCGACGATCTGCTGCATCCCGTTTTCGTCACCGCCGAGAAGGCCAAGGTCGAACCCCTGGCCAAGGGTCTGCCCGCCTCTCCCGGCGCCGCCACCGGTCAGGTGGTCTTCAACGCCGAAGACGCCGTGGCCGCCAAGGCCGAGGGCAGGCAGGTCATCCTGGTGCGTATCGAGACCAGCCCCGAGGACATCGACGGGATGAACTCCGCCGTCGGCGTGCTGACCGCACGCGGCGGGATGACCTCCCACGCCGCCGTGGTGGCCCGCGGGATGGGCAAGTGCTGCGTCGCCGGCTGCGGCGAGCTGCGTATCGATTACCAGGCCAAGCGTTTCACCGTCGACGACAACACCGTCAACGAGGGTGACTGGATCTCCCTCGACGGCTCGACGGGCGAGGTCTTCCCGGAGCGCATCCCCACCGAGGAGCCCCAACTGACCGGCGACTTCGGCACCTTCATGGACTGGGCCGACGAACTGCGCCGCCTCGGCGTGCGCACCAACGCCGACAACCCCAAGGACGCCGCCGTGGCCCGTAAATTCGGCGCCGCGGGTATCGGGCTCTGCCGCACCGAGCACATGTTCTTCGGCGACGAGCGCATCCTGGCCATGCGCGAGATGATCCTGGCCGAGGACGAGGCCGGTCGTCAAGCCGCCCTCGATAAACTCCTCCCCTTCCAGCGCGAGGATTTCAGCGGTATCTTCGAGGCCATGGACGGACTTCCCGTGACCATCCGCACCCTCGACCCGCCACTGCACGAGTTCCTGCCCCACGAACTCGACGAGCAGCGCCAACTGGCCGAGGCCCTCGGCGTCCCCGTCGAGAAGATCACCCAGCGCGTCGCCCAACTGGCCGAATCCAACCCCATGCTCGGCCATCGCGGCTGCCGCCTGGGCATCGCCTACCCTGAAATCACCCGGATGCAAGCCCGGGCCATCTTCGAGGCCGCCTGCGAGTGCAAGAAGAAGGGTGTCGACGCCAAACCCGAGGTGATGATCCCCCTGATCAGCAGCCGCGAGGAGCTGGCCGACCAGGCCGCCGTCGTCCGCGAGGTCGCCGCCGCCGTCTTCGCCGAACAGGGCGTCGAGGTCGACTACCTCGTCGGCACGATGATCGAACTCCCCCGGGCCGCCCTGACCGCCGGCAAGGTCGCCGAAGAGGCCGAGTTCTTCTCCTTCGGCACCAACGACCTGACCCAGACCACCTTCGGCCTCTCCCGGGACGACGCCGGCAAGTTCCTCCCCGACTACGTCGACAAAGGCATCCTGGCCCACGATCCCTTCCAGGTCCTCGACCAGGAGGGCGTCGGTCAGCTCGTCGCCTGGGCCGTCGAGCGGGGCCGGGAAAGCCGCCGGGGCCTCAAGGTCGGCATCTGCGGCGAGCACGGCGGCGAGCCGCGCTCCGTCGGCTTCTGCCACCGCACCGGCCTCGATTACGTCTCCTGCAGCCCCTACCGGGTGCCCATCGCCCGTCTGGCCGCCGCCCAGGCCGCCACGGCCGACGACTCCGCCTGA